The Chryseobacterium oranimense genome contains the following window.
TCTTTCGCCAATGCCGCAACTTTTCTAATTTGCTCATCACTGAAACCTGCAAATATTTTTTTTCCAGTCGCATCTGAAGTATATCCTGCATTAACGATTTCAATACCTATAGAAGTATCGTTAAGGTTTTTATCATTTCTCCAGTTACTTACTCCGGCATGGTAAGAACGTTTGTTCTCGTCCACCAGCTGGTAAATCTCGTTGTCACCTGTATTATTGACCAGGTAATGGGCACTTACCCCCTGCTGGGTAAGAACAGTGATGGATTTATCGTCCGGAAGTGCTGTATAATGCAGTATAAGATAACGCTGTCTGAAATTCTGCCCTATAGCAGGAAAATAGGTCTTTACCACTTTATATCCTGCCGGTTTTGCTGAAACGATAGAACCGTAGCTTACGGTATTATCATTTTTAGTAGCATCAGCTATATTGGTTGTAAAAAACTCTACACCGTGATCGTTGGTAATTTTAGGTTTCGGAGTTTCGGCTACCGGGGTTTTAACTGCCGGTTTAGCCTGTGATACCGGGGTTTTTGGCTTGTAAGTATTTTTCTTTACATTTTGCTGGGAAGTACATGAAAAAACAAAAGTACTTAATCCGATGATATATAATGTCTTACGCATCCGTTTAATTTTTTAATCATTTATCACCTCAAAAATACGCAAATTTTTCTTGAATTTTATTTGGTAAATAAAGAAATCTATTCTATATTTGCACTCGCAATAACGGAACAACGATCATTAAAAATTAAGAAAAAAGGAGGGTTGCCAGAGTGGTTAATGGAGCAGTTTGCTAAACTGTCGACGCGAAAGTGTCGCAAGGGTTCGAATCCCTTACCCTCCGCATTTTTTTCTTTCATCAATATACACTTCGGGGCGTAGCGTAGTCCGGTCATCGCGCCTGGTTTGGGACCAGGAGGTCGCAGGTTCGAATCCTGCCGCCCCGACAGTTTTATTAATTTTCTCAAAATTATTTAATGGGTGCGTAGCTCAGCTGGATAGAGCATCTGCCTTCTAAGCAGACGGTCAAAGGTTCGAATCCTTTCGCGCTCACAAAAGACTCACAATTTTTATTGTGAGTCTTTTTTATTTTGATACTTCAACTTCAATCTCTTATCCAGTTCCTTTTTCAGAGATCACAAATATAGAGGCTTTTAATAGTCTTTAAAGTTGGGTGTATTTTTCCGTACGTGGCTTTCTTCATTTTATCTTCATTTCCTATTACTTTTATTTCTATCTATAATCACATAGAATCCATTTTCATTTGGTTAAAAGTACAAATGTAAAATCACAACGGCTTTATTGTTGGCATTATTTTCATCATTCACAAAAATAATTCACACAAAAGAGTAACAATACTTATTAAAATAACACCTATCAAGAAAAAACGTAATACCAACAATCATGTAAATCTCAAGTAATGAAGAAAATACTTTATGCTTTCATCATCTCTGTTATTGCCGCTTTTGTTCTCAACAAAATAGTTTATCAGGAAGTTTCTCAAAAGGAAAAGCAGAAATTACTTTCTGAGGTTCTGCGTTACAGACATCCCATCGAAAGTGTTTCTATTGAATATCAGGGTGACAGTGATCTGAGAATACTGAATTCCGTGCTGAGGGACAATAAAGTTCTGCTACTGGGAGAAAATACGCATTATGACGGTGCCACTACCCAGGCAAAAAGCAGACTGATTAAATATCTTCATGAAAACCTGAACTATAACATTGTCCTTTATGAAGCAGGGCAATATGACAGCTGGATCATGAATAAGGAAATGAACAACCCGGACATGAAAGTTCCTGCAGATTCCACCGCCGGCCTTGGCCTTTTCTGGTTCTGGTGGGGAACCCGGGAAGCAAAACCTCTTATGGAATATTATAAGAAGACAAAAGCTTCACCTTCTCCTATTGAACTTGGAGGTTTCGATATTCAGTTTTCGGGAGCTGTACTTTCCGGCAGGCGGAGTAAGCTTTTAAAAGATTTTTTAATTAAAAACAGGATCAATATCAACAGTTTCCCTGTTTTCGGTAAAACGATCAATGAGCTTGAGAATCTTACTTATGAGAGCTATGCAGACAAGATACTTAAGGGAAATCAAAAAAATAAACTCCTTAAGGAGATCAGCCAATTAGAGCAAACGGCCAAAAACCTGGAAAAAACACCGGAAAATGTCATGTATGCCCGATACTTCCATGATATGAAAAATAATCTTTACAAGGCATGGAAATACAAAACGGGATCTATGCCAAGTATGCAATTCAGGGATTCTCTGATGGCCAGCAATCTTACTTATCAGATTGATTCCGTTTATAAGGATAAGAAGATTATCATCTGGTGCTCCAACATCCATACCTTCGCGGACAGGTATGACAAGAGCTATCTTCCAATGGGAGCCTATATCAGACGAAAATATGGCAAAGCTTCCTACATGATTGATTTTTCATCCTATGCGAAAAAAAATATCAAGGGTAATCTCATGAATAAACCGGGAAAACTGGCTGTTGAAAATATATTTCATGAAACAAAAACACCCTACTTTTTTATCAATCTCAGAAATATTCCTGAAAATTCATTTCTGAAAAAGGAATTTGTATCCACCATCAACCAGGGAATTGATCAGAAAAGAATCTGGAGCCGTTATTTCGACGGAATATTTTATATAGACACGAACACTTTATTAACACCAATCAGGAAGTAATGGAAAGTATCAGCACTAAAGATCTGAGCTATACTATAAGCTCTAAGACTATTTTAACTAACATCAGCCTGAGTGTTCCGGAAGGCAGCATTTATGGTTATCTGGGAAGAAACGGGGCGGGAAAATCGACTACAATCAAGCTTCTTTTAGGGCTTTTGGAGGAAACGGATGATAAAATTTTTATTCAGAATAAAAGCTTAAGGCAAAACAGGACTGAAATTCTTTCTTCTACAGGAAATCTTATAGAATCACCATGTTTTTATACGAAACTAACGGTTTTTGAAAATTTAAAATATCTTGATCTTATTTACAGCAAAGGAATGAAAAGAATTGATGAAGTATTGGAGATGGTGGATCTGCATAAGGAGAAAAAGAAGAAGGCAAGCGCCTTATCTATGGGGATGAAACAGCGCCTGGGAATTGCTATGGCCATATTTCATGATCCGAAACTTCTGATCCTGGATGAACCTTTAAACGGTCTTGATCCGCAGGGAATTTTTGAAATGAGGAAGCTTTTCCAGAACCTGAATGATCAGGGGAAGACCATTTTTCTTTCGAGCCATATTCTGAGTGAACTGGAAAAAACAGCGACTCATATCGGGATTATTGAGGGTGGAAAAATGGTGTTCCAGGGAACGAAAAATGAACTTATGAGCCAGGTTGAAAAGGATGTAATTTTAAAAGTCAGCAATGGAGAAAAAGCAGCTTCTGTCCTTCGGGGAACTTTTTCCGTATCTCACAATGAACCGAATAAAATCTCAGTGAAAACCAATGATGACAAAGAATTCAGCATTCTCATAAATACCATTGTTGGAAATGATATTGAAATTTATGATGTAGAATCGCACAGCGCCAACCTTGAGCAGATCTTTATTAACCTAATTTCTAAAAGCCATGACTAATACTTTCTATAAAGCCTTTTCGTCCGAACAGTATAAGCTTTCTAAAAATAAGGAGATCTTTGGAATTCTCCTGATACCGATACTGCTCGTTCTTGCCATTGATGTGTACATCATGTATGATGCGATCAGCTCCGGAACTGCAGAAGCAAGTGGAAATCCCTGGAAACTGACATTGGGAAGGTATGTATTTATGTTTTTTTACTTGTTATACCCTATTCTGGTTTCTCTGTTTGTGCATGCCTGCTGTGATGTAGAATACCGGAATAACAATTACAAAATACTGTTTACCATACCGATTTCAAAATCGAAAATATATGTATCCAAGGTTTTATTCATCCTGATTACCGTTTTATTCTCCTTGTTGCTGTCCTATGTTTCAGTTCTGGCAAGCGGTTATGTTTTAGGAATTTTTCTCCCGGGTCTGGGGTTTCAGGACTATGATTACAGAGAAGTGATATTTTATACATTTCTGAAATTTTCCATTACACTTTCTGCCATTGCAATGATACAGCTGGCATTGAGCCTTATCTTTAAAAACTTTATCTACCCTATAGGATTCAGCATGTTCATGCTCCTGTTTTCCGGAATTGCTAAAGACAAGGCATTCTCGGATTTTCTGGTATACACGGGAGGTTATAAATCCTATGAAAATTTCATGTTTGAGAACATTACTTTTGAGAGGCTTGATTACTGCAATATAGCTGCTGTATTTATTTTTGCCGTGTTGAGCTTTTATTTGTTTGTGAGGAAGAAAGGGAATTAATTTTAAAAAAATAATATCAACAGAATAAAAACTTAACGGACAAATATTTTTTTTTATAAAACATTGATATTTAACAAACAATATACCTTGAACTCTAAAATTTTGCATTTTCTAAGTTCATTATCATTTGGTAAGGCCGAATAATAATTTAATATTTTTTCGATTTTCTCTTTTTTATTAAAAATAAATTTCTATCTTTGCACTCGCAAAAACGAAGTAAAATTCGCTTAGATGACCATCAATCGGGGCGTAGCGTAGTCCGGTCATCGCGCCTGGTTTGGGACCAGGAGGTCGCAGGTTCGAATCCTGCCGCCCCGACTTTTTAATAATTTTTCAAAATTATTTAATGGGTGCGTAGCTCAGCTGGATAGAGCATCTGCCTTCTAAGCAGACGGTCAAAGGTTCGAATCCTTTCGCGCTCACTTAAAGAGACAAATTTTATTTTGTCTCTTTTTTTATTCTTTTAAAAACACAAATCTTTTTCTTAAAATTCATATTCATCTTTTCAGATGATTTTAGACTGAAGAAACTATTTTACATTCTTTTTCAAATTATAAATATACTCAGTGGGGGTTACACCTTCAATTTGTTTAAAAACTCTGTTAAAAGTTGATTGGCTACTAAATCCGGATGATGTATAAATGT
Protein-coding sequences here:
- a CDS encoding N-acetylmuramoyl-L-alanine amidase; the encoded protein is MRKTLYIIGLSTFVFSCTSQQNVKKNTYKPKTPVSQAKPAVKTPVAETPKPKITNDHGVEFFTTNIADATKNDNTVSYGSIVSAKPAGYKVVKTYFPAIGQNFRQRYLILHYTALPDDKSITVLTQQGVSAHYLVNNTGDNEIYQLVDENKRSYHAGVSNWRNDKNLNDTSIGIEIVNAGYTSDATGKKIFAGFSDEQIRKVAALAKDIVNRYQIPATNVLAHSDIAPTRKQDPGPMFPWKKLYDEYQLGMWYDEAVKQNFLALAEEEVPVKYNDPSFIFAVQTALQKFGYYLDLSGKWDDGTKRTIEALQYHFRPQNYDGIMDAETWAILQALNQKYPAK
- a CDS encoding erythromycin esterase family protein, giving the protein MKKILYAFIISVIAAFVLNKIVYQEVSQKEKQKLLSEVLRYRHPIESVSIEYQGDSDLRILNSVLRDNKVLLLGENTHYDGATTQAKSRLIKYLHENLNYNIVLYEAGQYDSWIMNKEMNNPDMKVPADSTAGLGLFWFWWGTREAKPLMEYYKKTKASPSPIELGGFDIQFSGAVLSGRRSKLLKDFLIKNRININSFPVFGKTINELENLTYESYADKILKGNQKNKLLKEISQLEQTAKNLEKTPENVMYARYFHDMKNNLYKAWKYKTGSMPSMQFRDSLMASNLTYQIDSVYKDKKIIIWCSNIHTFADRYDKSYLPMGAYIRRKYGKASYMIDFSSYAKKNIKGNLMNKPGKLAVENIFHETKTPYFFINLRNIPENSFLKKEFVSTINQGIDQKRIWSRYFDGIFYIDTNTLLTPIRK
- a CDS encoding ABC transporter ATP-binding protein, with translation MESISTKDLSYTISSKTILTNISLSVPEGSIYGYLGRNGAGKSTTIKLLLGLLEETDDKIFIQNKSLRQNRTEILSSTGNLIESPCFYTKLTVFENLKYLDLIYSKGMKRIDEVLEMVDLHKEKKKKASALSMGMKQRLGIAMAIFHDPKLLILDEPLNGLDPQGIFEMRKLFQNLNDQGKTIFLSSHILSELEKTATHIGIIEGGKMVFQGTKNELMSQVEKDVILKVSNGEKAASVLRGTFSVSHNEPNKISVKTNDDKEFSILINTIVGNDIEIYDVESHSANLEQIFINLISKSHD
- a CDS encoding ABC transporter permease codes for the protein MTNTFYKAFSSEQYKLSKNKEIFGILLIPILLVLAIDVYIMYDAISSGTAEASGNPWKLTLGRYVFMFFYLLYPILVSLFVHACCDVEYRNNNYKILFTIPISKSKIYVSKVLFILITVLFSLLLSYVSVLASGYVLGIFLPGLGFQDYDYREVIFYTFLKFSITLSAIAMIQLALSLIFKNFIYPIGFSMFMLLFSGIAKDKAFSDFLVYTGGYKSYENFMFENITFERLDYCNIAAVFIFAVLSFYLFVRKKGN